The Clostridiaceae bacterium genome has a segment encoding these proteins:
- a CDS encoding LexA family transcriptional regulator — translation MSFNFDSLTSKQKKVYMIIESYIRSNGIPPTVREIGELMGEKTPGAVQGILNRLELKGALKRQVGIARSIQLVPRDASLYSEPVFIPEIKKITKRNIDNLFDIYNIHQYLPLPSEIVENDNNHFIIRCPNDDLLKSNICPGDILIIKMEYKLNEGDIALIFYNDRIILRKYYTVNGQEKKIILKADNSIIRKESFYLSEIIIIGKVVGKISKI, via the coding sequence ATGTCTTTTAACTTTGACAGTCTAACATCAAAACAAAAAAAAGTTTACATGATTATTGAGTCTTATATCCGATCCAATGGTATTCCTCCTACTGTAAGAGAAATTGGCGAACTGATGGGAGAAAAAACTCCAGGAGCTGTTCAGGGAATTTTGAACAGGCTGGAATTAAAAGGAGCATTAAAGAGGCAGGTAGGTATTGCCCGCTCAATACAGCTGGTCCCCCGGGATGCATCTTTGTATAGTGAACCAGTATTTATCCCTGAAATAAAAAAAATTACAAAACGCAATATAGACAATCTATTTGATATTTATAATATACACCAGTATCTGCCTTTGCCTTCGGAAATTGTTGAGAATGATAACAATCATTTTATTATCAGATGTCCCAACGATGATCTGTTAAAAAGCAATATCTGTCCGGGAGATATTCTCATAATTAAAATGGAATATAAATTAAACGAAGGGGATATAGCTCTAATTTTTTACAATGACCGCATCATATTAAGAAAATATTATACAGTAAATGGCCAAGAAAAAAAAATAATACTAAAAGCAGATAATAGTATTATACGAAAAGAATCATTTTATTTAAGTGAAATTATTATTATTGGAAAAGTTGTAGGAAAAATATCAAAAATATAG